In Juglans microcarpa x Juglans regia isolate MS1-56 chromosome 7D, Jm3101_v1.0, whole genome shotgun sequence, the following are encoded in one genomic region:
- the LOC121238180 gene encoding inactive protein RESTRICTED TEV MOVEMENT 2-like, translating to MDAKPPVDRVYEDFDPQMEWSKEEECDTLILLLPGFRKEQLRVQLTSNRTLRISGERPLDDQKYRRFKKEISVPSNAETTEITAEFEKGTLYVRHPKVISQHKPKSEPQDQKADAHEEQAAPEVASEASSHVDKRSYEKTTVQESVLDHGNKDPQNAPKKKESSSRDGKSSMVADATGELIRVLKGRCKLVVGGITWDLKEPKTLMKLALLVLVVVLSVKLIAMKTRGQPKSTHSTV from the exons ATGGATGCCAAGCCACCAGTAGATCGTGTTTATGAGGATTTTGACCCTCAAATGGAGTGGTCTAAAGAGGAGGAATGCGACACTTTAATCCTTCTCCTGCcag GTTTTAGAAAGGAGCAATTAAGGGTTCAGCTCACCTCAAATCGTACTCTTAGGATTAGCGGCGAGCGCCCGCTTGATGACCAGAAATATCGGCGTTTTAAGAAGGAAATCTCGGTCCCATCGAATGCAGAGACAACTGAAATCACTGCAGAGTTTGAAAAAGGCACACTTTACGTCAGACACCCAAAAGTGATCTCTCAACACAAGCCCAAAAGTGAACCACAAGATCAGAAGGCCGATGCTCATGAAGAACAGGCTGCTCCAGAAGTTGCTTCAGAGGCCAGCAGTCATGTGGATAAACGATCATATGAGAAAACTACTGTGCAAGAAAGTGTCTTAGATCATGGTAACAAAGATCCTCAAAACGCACCAAAGAAAAAGGAGTCGAGCAGTAGGGATGGAAAGAGTAGCATGGTTGCAGATGCTACAGGTGAATTAATTAGAGTGCTTAAAGGCCGTTGCAAGCTAGTGGTTGGTGGCATAACCTGGGATCTGAAGGAGCCAAAGACATTGATGAAGCTTGCATTATTGGTTCTGGTAGTTGTGCTATCTGTTAAATTAATTGCAATGAAGACTCGTGGACAACCTAAAAGTACACATTCCACAGTGTAG